A genomic region of Methanobacterium sp. SMA-27 contains the following coding sequences:
- the lysA gene encoding diaminopimelate decarboxylase — MDFNLETNEKGNLTMGGIDVHELADQYQTPLYVIEEDRIKSNYKRLYNAFSSHYNDFKMYYACKANTNLSVMRILEKEGSGIDAVSPGEIYTSLLAGFDPSKILYTGNNVTDNELKFAVESGVKINLDSISQLKRLSNIPEAQGMDISFRVNPMVGAGHHDHCITGGPLSKFGIMEEEAVEVYKMAKNLGFNPVGIHTHIGSGILDPEPFKLAVNVLMDIAGKVSEYADVEFDFIDFGGGIGIPYTPEESLLDINDFGEKITDLYKDKLDEYGLGKPTMCIEPGRYIVGDAAVLLTRVNTIKQSYRKFAGVDAGFNTLLRPTMYGSYHHIVVADKPFAESVQKIDIAGDVCESGDLFARDRSMPNVGEGDILAILNAGAYSFSMASQYNSRPRPAEILVSNGQSDIIREKETFSDVLAKQNVPMRLLR; from the coding sequence ATGGATTTTAATTTAGAAACAAATGAAAAAGGAAATCTAACCATGGGTGGAATAGATGTGCATGAGTTAGCAGATCAATACCAAACACCATTATATGTTATAGAAGAAGATAGGATAAAAAGTAATTATAAAAGACTTTATAATGCATTTTCAAGTCATTATAATGATTTCAAGATGTATTATGCATGTAAAGCTAACACGAATCTTTCAGTTATGAGAATATTAGAAAAAGAAGGAAGTGGAATAGATGCTGTCTCTCCTGGAGAGATTTATACATCGTTACTAGCAGGATTCGATCCTTCCAAAATACTTTACACCGGAAACAACGTCACAGATAACGAACTTAAATTTGCAGTAGAATCTGGAGTAAAGATTAATCTCGACTCCATTTCACAGCTTAAAAGGCTTTCAAATATCCCTGAGGCTCAAGGAATGGATATATCATTCCGTGTAAACCCTATGGTAGGAGCAGGACACCACGATCATTGCATTACTGGTGGACCTCTTAGTAAGTTCGGTATAATGGAAGAAGAAGCTGTTGAAGTATATAAAATGGCCAAAAATCTTGGATTCAATCCTGTAGGAATTCATACACATATAGGATCAGGAATACTCGATCCAGAACCATTTAAACTTGCAGTAAACGTATTAATGGATATTGCAGGGAAAGTAAGTGAATATGCTGATGTTGAATTTGATTTCATTGATTTTGGTGGGGGTATTGGAATACCATACACTCCTGAAGAATCACTATTAGACATTAATGACTTTGGTGAAAAAATTACTGACTTATATAAGGACAAATTAGATGAATATGGGCTTGGTAAACCAACAATGTGCATAGAACCTGGTAGATATATAGTTGGTGATGCGGCTGTTCTTTTAACCAGAGTAAACACAATTAAACAAAGTTATCGTAAGTTTGCAGGAGTAGATGCAGGTTTTAACACATTATTAAGACCTACAATGTATGGATCTTATCATCATATAGTTGTTGCTGATAAACCATTTGCAGAATCTGTACAAAAAATAGATATAGCAGGAGATGTCTGTGAATCCGGAGACCTTTTTGCACGAGATAGATCAATGCCTAATGTTGGAGAAGGAGATATTTTAGCCATTCTTAATGCAGGTGCATATTCATTTTCTATGGCATCCCAATATAACAGCAGACCAAGACCAGCCGAAATATTAGTTTCTAATGGCCAATCAGATATAATACGAGAAAAAGAAACATTTTCAGATGTTCTTGCAAAACAGAATGTCCCAATGAGGTTATTGAGATGA
- a CDS encoding GAF domain-containing protein, with translation MLLMLILPIMIVLEISFLMTESCQMYTDRGEARFQIRKDGTYGGLLGYSLDTGESFYIHNPEVHPAAHGLPEGHVPVSQFLSVPVMYDGEILGQIRTWKS, from the coding sequence ATGTTGCTTATGTTGATCCTTCCAATAATGATAGTGTTGGAAATATCATTTCTCATGACCGAAAGTTGTCAAATGTATACAGATCGGGGTGAGGCACGTTTTCAGATAAGGAAAGATGGTACATATGGAGGACTTTTAGGTTATTCTCTGGATACTGGTGAATCCTTTTATATTCATAATCCAGAAGTTCATCCTGCAGCCCATGGTCTTCCAGAAGGCCATGTTCCGGTATCACAATTTTTATCTGTTCCTGTTATGTACGATGGTGAAATACTAGGCCAAATTCGTACTTGGAAATCCTGA
- a CDS encoding class II aldolase/adducin family protein, producing the protein MVTVSHYLYEKGLVPGKSGNISMKFKKDEFERVAVTPSGFSLKSIVEKDVVIVDMDGNLVYNSNKKPTSEMLMHLNIYKERNDINSVVHTHSPIATGFAFAEEKINRLEGFGPIEEKFVPFVDYYPPGSIELAEAVSKELKNQDIVVLKKHGVVALGKNLEEATLLSEFIEESAKIQFVKSSLMANRL; encoded by the coding sequence ATTGTAACAGTATCACACTACCTATATGAGAAGGGTCTTGTACCAGGTAAATCCGGAAATATCAGTATGAAATTCAAAAAGGATGAATTTGAAAGGGTTGCTGTTACACCAAGTGGATTTTCACTCAAATCTATTGTTGAAAAGGATGTAGTAATCGTTGATATGGATGGAAATTTAGTATACAATTCAAACAAGAAACCTACTTCAGAAATGCTAATGCATCTTAACATATATAAAGAACGGAATGATATTAATTCAGTTGTTCATACACACTCCCCAATTGCTACAGGATTTGCATTTGCTGAAGAAAAAATAAATAGATTGGAAGGTTTTGGACCAATTGAAGAAAAATTTGTCCCCTTTGTGGATTATTATCCACCAGGGAGTATAGAGCTTGCAGAAGCTGTTTCAAAAGAATTGAAAAATCAAGATATTGTTGTTTTAAAAAAGCATGGGGTTGTTGCTCTTGGAAAAAATTTGGAGGAAGCAACTCTTCTTTCTGAATTTATTGAAGAAAGTGCCAAAATACAATTTGTAAAAAGTTCTTTAATGGCGAATAGACTCTAA
- the dapF gene encoding diaminopimelate epimerase, giving the protein MSEKTLVTFSKMHGLGNDYIVIDESNKIIIPEEKKPEIVEEICRRGFSVGADGVIFVTPASSDIADIRFRIFNSDGSEAEMCGNGIRCFVKYVYENDIFHNDQMLVETLGGIKEVDLDVEGEEVRASTVDMGVPNFKTTDIPMISDKEEFLDSELIVKGKPVKITAVNVGNPHAVIFTDNIQDIKLNEIGPLIENHPAFPQKTNVHFVNIINRNEIEMITWERGAGFTFACGTGATSCVMAGFKLGILDEEVEVHLPGGELLIIVYEVDNEVRVFMEGESVLVFDGVMEIEI; this is encoded by the coding sequence ATGAGTGAAAAAACTTTAGTTACTTTCTCAAAAATGCACGGGCTTGGAAATGATTACATAGTCATTGATGAATCTAATAAGATAATAATTCCAGAAGAGAAAAAACCTGAAATTGTTGAGGAAATCTGTAGAAGAGGATTCTCAGTTGGTGCTGATGGTGTAATATTTGTTACACCCGCAAGCTCTGATATCGCAGATATAAGATTTAGAATATTCAATTCTGATGGCAGTGAAGCTGAAATGTGCGGTAACGGAATAAGATGCTTTGTGAAATATGTATATGAGAATGATATTTTTCATAATGACCAAATGCTTGTTGAAACATTGGGCGGAATTAAAGAAGTTGACTTAGATGTGGAAGGTGAAGAAGTAAGAGCATCAACAGTAGATATGGGTGTACCTAATTTCAAAACCACCGATATTCCAATGATAAGTGATAAAGAAGAATTTTTAGATTCAGAACTCATTGTAAAAGGTAAACCTGTAAAGATCACGGCCGTAAATGTTGGCAATCCACATGCAGTAATATTTACAGATAATATACAAGATATAAAATTGAATGAAATAGGGCCTTTAATCGAAAATCATCCGGCATTTCCCCAAAAAACCAATGTTCACTTTGTAAACATCATAAATAGAAATGAAATAGAAATGATAACTTGGGAGAGAGGAGCAGGTTTCACATTTGCATGTGGTACAGGAGCTACTTCTTGTGTTATGGCAGGTTTTAAACTTGGAATACTTGATGAAGAAGTTGAAGTCCATCTTCCTGGTGGAGAGCTCCTAATTATAGTTTACGAAGTGGATAACGAAGTGAGGGTATTTATGGAAGGGGAATCTGTACTTGTATTTGATGGTGTGATGGAAATAGAGATTTGA
- the speB gene encoding agmatinase, which yields MNHYNIENKFPYLGIPTFYNYPHSKDLNGIDMAIVGVPFDHGTTNRPGTRFGPRAIRNASQNYGIYLDPKYGAYDTELQKHIMSGVKAVDYGDVPILPTHTHTNMNMIKNTLKNIVDKHVFPVVFGGDHTITAPLVETFDVPLDIVHFDTHLDFVDGSENMKFSHSNPLKRASELENVNNITQIGIRGFTDFESNYEESLNYGSKIITASEVFKNGTSWVLDQIPKSDNLHVTFDIDVLDPSIAPGTGTPEPGGLNYFQMKELLINLYLKGEIKGLDIVEVNPLFDVSEMTSLLASRLVFDFLGSIF from the coding sequence TTGAATCATTATAATATTGAAAATAAATTTCCTTATTTAGGTATCCCTACATTTTACAATTATCCCCACAGCAAAGATCTGAATGGAATTGATATGGCAATTGTAGGTGTTCCCTTTGATCATGGGACAACTAACCGACCAGGTACACGTTTTGGTCCTCGTGCTATCCGTAATGCATCACAAAATTATGGAATTTATCTAGATCCCAAATATGGAGCATATGATACTGAACTTCAAAAACATATAATGAGTGGTGTAAAGGCTGTTGACTATGGAGATGTGCCAATTCTACCTACACATACCCATACAAACATGAATATGATCAAAAATACCCTCAAGAATATTGTAGATAAGCATGTTTTTCCTGTTGTATTCGGTGGAGACCATACTATAACTGCGCCATTGGTAGAAACATTCGATGTTCCACTTGATATTGTTCATTTCGATACACATCTTGATTTTGTTGATGGTTCGGAGAATATGAAATTTTCTCATTCAAATCCACTTAAACGAGCCTCAGAGCTAGAAAATGTGAACAATATAACCCAAATTGGAATTCGTGGCTTTACAGATTTTGAATCTAATTATGAAGAATCATTAAATTATGGTTCAAAAATTATTACTGCTTCAGAAGTTTTTAAAAATGGAACATCTTGGGTTTTAGACCAAATACCAAAATCAGATAACCTTCATGTAACATTTGATATAGATGTTCTTGATCCTTCAATTGCTCCAGGAACAGGAACACCAGAACCTGGAGGTTTGAATTACTTTCAAATGAAAGAATTACTTATCAATTTATATTTAAAGGGTGAAATTAAAGGTTTAGATATTGTAGAAGTAAATCCTCTTTTTGATGTATCAGAAATGACTTCTCTACTTGCATCAAGGCTTGTATTTGACTTTTTAGGCTCGATATTTTAA
- a CDS encoding DNA-directed DNA polymerase II small subunit: MTDDIILKFTNADLLIDDSAYKKIVEQEHSNQIVDSLIKDLSGSNDNLIFLTEPIVDQYIQKYLSKYDPQNYANQDSDIIEEMYNEINNNNKTPRDKLLDVPFDFHVIQDATKKSYTNGEIKDFSAYFNNRFQKIKAMLIKKPGLKDSYPMKDVGVRDDVVNVIGMVNDIRNTKNNHKIMEIEDETGSITVLIHNENHSLFELAESVVKDEVIGVIGSKKGTLVIASDIIHPSVPRIDEKKMDFSAVFISDIHIGSSTFLEDAFKRFVKWINGDFGDEEQRKIANDVRYLVVAGDVVDGIGVYPHQEEELTIKNIYEQYEEAARLLGDINDIKIIIAPGNHDASRLAEPQPAIPENYAADLYKIKNAEFVSNPSLVSLDGLKTLIYHGRSFDDLAMTVNGLSHQNSDLIMRELIEKRHLAPIYGERTPLASEFEDHLVIDEIPDIFHTGHVHINAYKKHKGIHMINSGTFQSQTEFQKIYNIMPTCAEVPVLNKGAFKILKFT; the protein is encoded by the coding sequence ATGACTGATGATATAATTTTAAAATTCACAAACGCCGATCTTCTAATAGATGATTCAGCATATAAAAAAATAGTAGAGCAAGAACATTCTAATCAGATTGTAGATTCATTAATAAAAGATCTATCAGGTTCCAATGATAATTTGATATTTTTAACAGAACCTATTGTAGATCAATACATTCAGAAATATTTATCAAAGTATGATCCACAAAATTATGCTAATCAAGATTCTGATATTATTGAAGAGATGTATAATGAAATTAATAATAATAATAAAACCCCCCGAGATAAACTATTAGATGTTCCATTTGATTTCCATGTGATCCAGGATGCTACCAAAAAATCATATACAAATGGAGAAATAAAAGACTTTTCAGCTTATTTCAACAACAGATTCCAGAAAATAAAGGCTATGTTAATTAAAAAACCAGGCCTTAAAGATAGTTATCCCATGAAAGATGTGGGTGTTCGTGATGATGTTGTAAATGTTATTGGAATGGTAAATGATATTAGAAATACTAAAAATAACCACAAGATAATGGAAATTGAAGATGAAACGGGTTCCATCACTGTTCTTATACATAATGAAAATCATTCTCTCTTTGAATTGGCTGAAAGTGTTGTAAAAGATGAAGTGATTGGTGTTATAGGTAGTAAAAAAGGTACCCTTGTAATTGCATCGGATATCATTCATCCAAGTGTTCCTAGGATAGATGAGAAGAAAATGGATTTTTCAGCTGTTTTTATTTCAGATATCCATATAGGAAGTTCAACATTTCTAGAAGACGCTTTCAAAAGATTTGTAAAGTGGATAAATGGTGATTTTGGAGATGAAGAACAGAGAAAAATAGCAAATGATGTACGTTACCTTGTTGTTGCAGGGGATGTTGTAGATGGAATTGGAGTTTACCCGCATCAAGAAGAAGAACTTACTATAAAAAACATTTACGAACAATATGAAGAAGCAGCAAGACTATTAGGGGACATAAATGATATTAAAATAATTATTGCTCCTGGAAACCACGATGCATCAAGATTAGCTGAACCACAACCTGCAATTCCAGAAAATTATGCAGCTGACTTATACAAAATTAAAAATGCTGAATTTGTAAGTAACCCATCTCTTGTAAGCCTTGATGGATTAAAAACTCTGATATATCACGGAAGAAGTTTTGATGATCTTGCAATGACTGTAAATGGATTATCTCATCAAAATTCAGACCTGATAATGAGAGAACTTATTGAAAAACGACATTTAGCACCTATATATGGTGAAAGAACACCTCTTGCATCGGAATTTGAAGATCATTTGGTAATTGATGAAATCCCTGACATATTCCATACTGGTCATGTACATATTAACGCCTACAAAAAACATAAAGGAATACACATGATAAATTCTGGAACTTTTCAGTCTCAAACAGAATTCCAGAAAATATATAATATAATGCCAACTTGTGCAGAAGTACCTGTTCTTAATAAAGGAGCGTTTAAAATACTCAAATTTACATAA
- a CDS encoding UPF0147 family protein, translated as MSQDAFDRCNQILQHITEDTSVPRNIRRAAEESKDLLSKDDEDPTVRASTVISILDEISNDPNIPIHARTLIWNVLSELESIRH; from the coding sequence ATGAGTCAAGATGCATTTGATCGGTGTAATCAAATTTTACAACATATTACAGAAGATACAAGCGTTCCAAGAAATATTAGAAGGGCAGCTGAAGAATCAAAGGATTTATTATCAAAGGATGATGAAGATCCAACTGTACGAGCTAGTACTGTGATCTCAATATTAGATGAGATAAGTAATGATCCCAATATTCCAATACATGCCAGAACACTTATTTGGAATGTTTTAAGTGAATTAGAGTCTATTCGCCATTAA
- a CDS encoding protease inhibitor I42 family protein has translation MKKIAAIFAVFICFAMISGSFASTYSDKNTSVDMTGLTCHGHYLTVSLPCNPSTGYHWVAEYNHSKVKLVSKKYILDHPIICGSSGVDIFKFEGKKGASVHMKYVSPNGKVIEGHTYIIK, from the coding sequence TTGAAAAAAATTGCAGCAATATTTGCAGTATTTATATGTTTCGCAATGATCTCCGGGTCTTTTGCAAGCACATATTCAGATAAAAATACCAGTGTAGACATGACAGGTTTAACATGTCATGGCCATTATTTAACTGTTAGTTTACCATGCAATCCATCAACTGGATATCATTGGGTAGCAGAATACAACCATTCTAAAGTAAAATTGGTTAGTAAGAAATATATTCTGGATCATCCAATTATATGTGGTTCAAGTGGAGTTGATATTTTTAAATTTGAAGGTAAAAAAGGTGCTTCAGTACACATGAAGTATGTCTCTCCAAATGGAAAAGTTATTGAAGGACACACATACATTATAAAATAA
- a CDS encoding aspartate aminotransferase family protein translates to MNTKEIMDLDSKYVMQTYGRQPLALVKGKGSIVWDAEGKSYVDCVAGIAVNNVGHSNPKVAEAICEQAKNLIHTSNLYYTEQQVTLAKLLAEISSHQKSFFCNSGAEANEGAIKLARKHTGKGEIITMENSFHGRTITTITATGQKKYQKGFEPLTPGFKYVPYCDVEAVSDTIGSETAAVLVEPIQGEGGVIIPPNDYLKNLKEVCHEKDVLLIFDEVQTGFGRTGEMFASQSFGVTPDITTVAKAIAGGFPMGAVLANEVGDTFEPGDHAATFGGSPLACAAAKASINFILEEKLLEKSKENGSYFLNKLNIIKENNEIVKDVRGMGLMIGMELDVECAKLVDDMRERGIIINCAAGNVLRFVPPLVITKNQIDLVSSALEDALGKFS, encoded by the coding sequence ATGAATACAAAAGAAATTATGGATTTAGATTCAAAATACGTTATGCAAACATACGGTCGTCAACCATTGGCACTTGTTAAGGGAAAGGGGTCTATTGTATGGGATGCTGAGGGAAAATCTTATGTTGACTGCGTTGCAGGAATTGCTGTAAACAATGTTGGTCATTCAAATCCAAAGGTAGCAGAAGCAATCTGCGAACAGGCCAAAAATTTAATTCATACCTCAAATCTTTATTATACGGAGCAACAGGTTACACTTGCAAAATTACTTGCTGAAATTTCATCCCACCAGAAATCATTCTTCTGTAATAGTGGAGCTGAAGCAAACGAGGGGGCAATTAAACTTGCTCGAAAGCATACTGGAAAGGGAGAGATAATAACCATGGAAAACTCATTCCATGGGAGGACAATTACAACTATAACAGCAACAGGTCAAAAAAAATATCAAAAAGGATTTGAACCTTTAACACCTGGTTTTAAGTATGTTCCTTATTGTGATGTTGAAGCAGTATCAGATACAATCGGTAGTGAAACTGCTGCAGTCCTTGTTGAGCCTATTCAGGGAGAAGGTGGAGTTATAATACCTCCAAATGATTATTTAAAGAATTTGAAAGAAGTCTGTCATGAAAAGGATGTTTTATTAATATTCGATGAAGTACAAACAGGTTTTGGACGTACAGGAGAAATGTTTGCTTCACAAAGTTTTGGAGTAACACCCGATATTACAACAGTAGCTAAGGCCATTGCCGGAGGATTTCCAATGGGTGCAGTGCTAGCTAATGAAGTAGGTGATACATTTGAACCGGGAGATCATGCCGCAACCTTTGGTGGAAGCCCTCTTGCATGTGCAGCGGCAAAAGCATCCATAAACTTTATATTAGAAGAAAAACTCCTTGAAAAATCCAAAGAAAACGGATCATACTTCCTGAATAAACTCAATATAATTAAAGAAAATAATGAGATTGTGAAGGATGTACGTGGCATGGGATTGATGATAGGAATGGAACTCGACGTTGAATGTGCAAAACTTGTGGATGATATGCGTGAAAGAGGCATAATTATAAATTGTGCAGCAGGAAATGTACTGAGATTCGTACCACCCCTCGTGATCACTAAAAACCAAATAGACTTAGTTTCAAGTGCATTAGAGGATGCTCTAGGTAAATTTTCCTAA
- the cobJ gene encoding precorrin-3B C(17)-methyltransferase, translating into MISVIGIGPSSEDITIKAINAIKAADVIITYKSYIKNIEDLTIGKEVILKGMGDEIKRAELAIKMSQEGKKVALVSSGDPGVFGMGNVLFQIISKYSDVDVEVIPGVTAATFSAGKLGAPLHDFAVISFSDILTPLSEIKRKVKAACEADLVIAIYNPLSKTRTKPFEESIKIMLETKKPETPVGIVKSKDFGVDVSITTLDKLSEIEINMSTTLIIGNSMTYIQDGYMITPRGYRVSYPIHPLSREFYENYLEGNINVGPNRDCEYYPCHNNHQSCTFCYCPFYPCGEGSTGGKWIKDKGVWSCEDCEWIHNDDTVKCIQTKLPDILEEVGDLKNKKKELLKLRRECIFSTK; encoded by the coding sequence ATGATTAGTGTTATTGGGATAGGACCTTCTAGTGAAGACATAACCATAAAAGCAATCAATGCTATTAAAGCTGCAGACGTTATTATTACCTATAAATCTTACATTAAAAATATTGAAGACCTTACCATCGGGAAAGAGGTTATATTAAAAGGAATGGGTGATGAAATAAAACGTGCAGAACTTGCAATAAAAATGTCCCAAGAAGGTAAAAAAGTAGCACTTGTGAGTTCTGGAGATCCTGGTGTTTTTGGAATGGGAAATGTTCTATTCCAGATTATAAGTAAATATTCTGATGTTGATGTAGAAGTCATTCCAGGTGTTACTGCTGCAACCTTTTCGGCAGGCAAATTAGGAGCACCACTGCACGATTTTGCAGTTATAAGTTTCAGTGACATATTAACACCGTTATCTGAGATAAAAAGAAAGGTTAAAGCAGCATGTGAAGCAGATTTGGTGATAGCTATCTACAATCCATTAAGTAAAACAAGAACCAAGCCCTTTGAAGAGTCAATTAAAATCATGCTCGAAACTAAAAAACCTGAAACACCTGTTGGAATTGTCAAGAGTAAAGATTTTGGAGTTGATGTATCAATCACAACCCTTGATAAACTTTCAGAAATTGAAATCAACATGTCTACCACCTTAATAATAGGAAATTCAATGACATATATTCAAGATGGATACATGATTACACCAAGGGGCTACAGAGTTTCTTATCCAATTCACCCACTATCAAGAGAATTTTATGAGAACTATCTTGAAGGAAATATTAATGTTGGTCCAAACAGAGATTGTGAGTACTATCCCTGCCACAACAACCATCAAAGCTGCACATTCTGTTATTGCCCATTTTATCCTTGTGGGGAAGGTTCTACTGGTGGGAAATGGATTAAAGACAAAGGTGTATGGAGTTGTGAAGACTGTGAATGGATACATAATGATGATACAGTGAAGTGCATACAGACCAAGTTACCAGATATCCTTGAAGAAGTGGGAGATCTTAAGAATAAAAAGAAAGAACTCCTTAAATTAAGAAGAGAATGTATCTTCAGTACAAAATAA
- a CDS encoding peptidylprolyl isomerase, protein MKKAIIETDKGNIELTLFDKEAPNTVANFEKLAKDGFYNGLTFHRVLPNFVIQGGCPKGNGTGGPGYTIKCEINEHKHGTGALSMAHAGKDTGGSQFFITHSPQPHLDGVHTVFGKVVKGMDVVNKIQPNDVMNKVTVIEE, encoded by the coding sequence ATGAAAAAGGCAATAATTGAAACAGATAAAGGAAATATAGAACTTACTTTATTCGATAAAGAAGCTCCTAACACCGTTGCAAACTTTGAAAAACTTGCAAAGGATGGCTTTTATAATGGATTAACATTCCACAGAGTTTTACCTAACTTTGTAATACAGGGAGGATGTCCAAAGGGTAATGGAACTGGAGGGCCAGGTTATACTATAAAATGTGAGATAAATGAACACAAACATGGAACTGGGGCACTTTCAATGGCTCATGCAGGTAAAGACACTGGTGGAAGTCAATTCTTTATAACACATAGCCCTCAACCCCATCTAGATGGTGTTCATACGGTGTTCGGTAAAGTTGTTAAAGGCATGGATGTTGTCAATAAGATTCAGCCTAATGACGTGATGAACAAGGTTACAGTTATAGAAGAATAG
- a CDS encoding DNA glycosylase, whose protein sequence is MKTQFVIDSDEYKGQLNLGLTIKSGQTSQPAWLQRNGCFSELVEIDGIHCLIKAKQKINDLYAPLEIIAESEEKVDEESVRSCIMNIFGLYDDLDELNNYLNKDPKLAPTIDFCRGLRLFKAHNPFECIISSISSANCSIIRWNKAINDIKKKWGNKYNFGSDTFYTFPSPAYLQKVPEHELEEMQRLEDTLPKDYVFEKNLKSCGVGYRAKFIIKTSEMIQNNINIKKLDKKSYKKAFDTLLELPGVGPKVADCILLYGFGFKMAFPVDVWIGRIVSEFYFNGKEIKPPKARLFGMQKFGDYAGYVQLYMFHYARKSGLLETLKK, encoded by the coding sequence ATGAAAACCCAATTTGTAATTGATTCCGATGAATATAAAGGTCAATTAAACCTTGGTTTAACCATTAAGAGTGGTCAGACTTCCCAACCAGCTTGGTTACAAAGAAATGGCTGTTTCAGTGAGCTCGTAGAAATAGATGGAATACATTGTCTTATTAAAGCTAAGCAAAAAATTAATGATTTGTATGCTCCTTTGGAAATTATTGCTGAATCGGAAGAAAAAGTTGATGAAGAGTCTGTTAGATCTTGTATAATGAATATATTCGGTTTATATGATGATCTGGATGAGTTAAACAATTATTTAAATAAAGATCCTAAATTAGCACCTACTATCGATTTCTGCAGAGGTTTAAGATTATTCAAAGCCCATAATCCTTTTGAATGTATAATATCTTCAATATCATCAGCTAATTGTTCTATAATCCGATGGAACAAAGCTATTAACGATATTAAAAAGAAATGGGGAAATAAATATAATTTTGGATCTGATACGTTTTACACGTTTCCATCCCCTGCTTATCTTCAAAAAGTACCAGAACATGAATTAGAGGAAATGCAACGGTTAGAAGACACCCTTCCTAAAGACTATGTCTTTGAAAAGAATCTTAAAAGTTGTGGAGTAGGATATAGGGCCAAATTCATAATAAAAACTTCAGAAATGATCCAAAATAATATTAATATTAAAAAGTTAGATAAAAAAAGTTATAAAAAAGCATTTGATACCTTGCTTGAACTCCCAGGAGTAGGTCCTAAAGTAGCTGATTGTATTTTATTATATGGTTTTGGATTTAAAATGGCTTTCCCAGTTGATGTATGGATAGGCCGTATTGTTTCAGAATTTTATTTTAATGGAAAAGAAATTAAGCCGCCTAAAGCGCGTTTATTTGGAATGCAAAAATTTGGAGATTATGCAGGTTATGTTCAACTCTATATGTTTCATTATGCCCGAAAATCCGGTCTTTTAGAGACTTTAAAGAAATGA